A single region of the Helicobacter ganmani genome encodes:
- a CDS encoding ComEA family DNA-binding protein: MRFLILGFLMVSWLFGAVNLNTASKEELMSVKGIGEAKAQAIIEYRSNKPFQSVSELGNVKGFGKKTLEKLKGEFIVEESLPAKESKKTKEGEGNKSKKESKE, from the coding sequence ATGAGATTTTTAATTTTAGGATTCTTAATGGTTTCTTGGCTCTTTGGTGCAGTCAATCTCAATACTGCAAGTAAAGAAGAATTAATGAGTGTCAAAGGAATAGGGGAAGCAAAGGCGCAAGCAATTATAGAATATCGCTCCAATAAACCCTTTCAATCGGTTAGTGAATTAGGAAATGTGAAAGGATTTGGAAAGAAGACTTTAGAAAAACTCAAAGGAGAATTTATTGTAGAAGAATCTTTACCTGCAAAAGAATCTAAAAAGACAAAAGAGGGTGAAGGAAATAAGAGTAAGAAGGAGAGTAAAGAGTAA